The following proteins come from a genomic window of Maribacter sp. HTCC2170:
- a CDS encoding pyridoxal phosphate-dependent decarboxylase family protein, which translates to MKKSIMELEDISRKLEPVNNKRAHWNTSVQKYADNFLDEFNQNNTFVVSENMGKGILDLSIEDEGKPIEEVLQCLKENVDTPNINPASGGHFGYIPGGGVFTTALGDYLAAITNRYAGIFFACPGGVRMENMLLRWMCKMVGYPVTALGNLTSGGSIANLSAITTARDAKGIKAKDVDRCVIYMTKQLHHCVQKSLRVAGMKESIVRYIPMDSSFKMIPEKLNIQIEQDKANGLLPFMVFGSAGTTDTGAIDPLKKIGGIAKENKLWFHVDAAYGGFFMLSNRIKPAFKGIELSDSIAIDPHKGLFLSYGIGAVLIKDTDALYQTHHYTANYMQDAFNLDEDPSPADLSPELTKHFRGLRMWISLQLLGVAPFRAALEEKILLCQYFYEEIQKLGFEVGPEPDLSIAIFRYVPKTEDANAYNLKLVKQIMQDGRIFLSSTTIDGAYWIRFAVLSFRTHLKQVDLALQLLGNLVK; encoded by the coding sequence ATGAAAAAAAGCATAATGGAGTTGGAAGATATCTCACGTAAGTTGGAACCAGTTAATAACAAAAGGGCACATTGGAATACTTCTGTACAGAAGTATGCTGACAATTTTCTGGATGAATTCAATCAAAATAACACCTTTGTCGTTTCTGAAAATATGGGTAAAGGTATCCTAGATTTATCTATCGAAGATGAAGGTAAACCCATTGAGGAGGTTTTGCAATGCTTGAAAGAAAATGTGGATACCCCCAATATAAACCCAGCATCTGGTGGTCATTTTGGATACATTCCTGGTGGAGGTGTTTTTACCACCGCTCTTGGGGATTATCTAGCCGCGATAACCAATCGTTATGCTGGCATTTTCTTTGCCTGTCCTGGGGGTGTGCGTATGGAAAATATGTTGCTTCGATGGATGTGTAAGATGGTTGGTTATCCGGTCACGGCCTTGGGTAATTTGACTTCTGGAGGTTCCATTGCTAACCTTTCGGCTATCACTACGGCTAGGGACGCAAAAGGAATTAAGGCTAAAGATGTTGACAGGTGTGTTATTTATATGACCAAGCAGTTACACCATTGTGTGCAAAAATCATTACGGGTTGCTGGAATGAAGGAAAGTATCGTGCGATATATTCCTATGGATTCAAGTTTTAAGATGATTCCTGAAAAACTAAACATCCAAATTGAACAAGATAAAGCAAATGGTTTATTGCCATTTATGGTTTTTGGTTCAGCAGGGACCACAGATACAGGAGCCATTGACCCATTGAAAAAAATAGGGGGTATAGCCAAAGAAAACAAATTGTGGTTTCATGTGGATGCTGCTTACGGAGGGTTTTTTATGCTTTCCAATAGAATAAAGCCTGCTTTTAAGGGCATAGAATTATCCGATTCTATTGCCATTGATCCACATAAAGGTTTGTTTTTGTCTTATGGTATCGGTGCGGTTTTAATAAAGGATACAGACGCTTTGTACCAGACACATCATTATACAGCGAACTACATGCAAGATGCGTTTAACCTAGATGAAGACCCCTCACCTGCAGACCTTTCTCCTGAGCTAACCAAGCATTTTCGTGGACTTCGTATGTGGATATCCCTTCAGTTATTGGGGGTAGCACCTTTTAGGGCCGCTTTGGAAGAAAAAATACTATTGTGCCAATACTTTTATGAAGAAATACAAAAACTGGGCTTTGAAGTGGGGCCAGAGCCAGACCTGTCAATAGCTATCTTTAGATATGTTCCCAAAACCGAAGATGCCAATGCTTATAATTTGAAATTAGTGAAGCAAATTATGCAAGACGGCCGTATTTTTCTGTCATCCACAACAATTGATGGCGCCTATTGGATACGTTTTGCTGTACTATCTTTTAGAACTCATTTGAAGCAAGTTGATTTAGCATTACAATTATTGGGGAACCTTGTAAAATAA